One segment of Castanea sativa cultivar Marrone di Chiusa Pesio chromosome 3, ASM4071231v1 DNA contains the following:
- the LOC142629249 gene encoding cytochrome P450 85A1-like, producing the protein MTVLVFWGLILAFGISFALLKWSDLKYRRKGLPPGTMGWPIFGETVDFLKYGPDFMKKKKAKFGSVFKTHLLGCPTIISLNQELNRYVLMNEGKGLVPGYPKSMLDVMGKTNIAAVHGSAHKFIRGALLTLIGPEAIRDQLLPEIDKFMRNFINNWDGKTIDIQEKAIEMAFYAAFRQIIKAEYDLICKAFKAEFDKVATASLSLPINIPGTNYYEGLQARKKIHILLKQIMEKRSASGKTHDDMFAELIGNEKSRYHLSEEQIFDQIFAILYSGYETVSVTSMMAIKFLHDHPKALQELREEHLAIRERKKPEEPIDWNDYKSMSFTRAVILETSRLATVVNGVLRKTTQDLELNGFLIPKGWRIYVFTRDINYDPHLYPKPFTFNPWRWMDKSLESHSYCFLFGAGGRLCPGKELGLVKVSTFLHYFVTKYRWEEVGEVEIIKFPRVEVPNGLHVRVSKH; encoded by the exons ATGACAGTCTTGGTGTTTTGGGGGCTAATTTTGGCCTTCGGTATTAGCTTTGCTCTGCTGAAATGGAGTGACTTAAAATATAGAAGGAAAGGCTTGCCACCAGGAACAATGGGGTGGCCAATTTTCGGTGAGACTGTAGATTTTCTCAAATATGGACCGGatttcatgaagaaaaaaaaagcaaa GTTTGGAAGTGTATTCAAGACCCACTTATTGGGTTGTCCTACAATTATCTCTCTGAATCAAGAGCTCAACAGATATGTCCTTATGAATGAAGGAAAAGGACTTGTTCCTGGATACCCAAAGTCCATGCTGGATGTAATGGGGAAGACCAATATTGCTGCTGTGCATGGTTCTGCTCACAAATTCATTAGGGGGGCATTGCTAACACTTATTGGTCCTGAAGCAATTCGAGATCAACTTCTTCCAGAAATTGATAAGTTCATGAGAAATTTTATCAACAACTGGGATGGCAAAACTATTGACATTCAGGAAAAAGCCATTGAG ATGGCTTTTTACGCAGCCTTCAGGCAGATTATAAAAGCtgaatatgatttaatttgtaAGGCTTTTAAAGCGGAGTTTGATAAGGTAGCAACAGCATCACTTTCTTTGCCTATCAACATTCCAGGCACAAATTACTACGAGGGTTTACAG GCAAGGAAGAAGATCCatatacttttgaaacaaattATGGAAAAGAGAAGTGCTTCTGGGAAAACTCATGATGACATGTTTGCCGAGCTTATAGGAAATGAGAAGTCCAGATATCATCTATCCGAAGAGCAGATATTTGATCAAATATTTGCAATACTGTATTCCGGTTATGAAACTGTCTCCGTTACTAGCATGATGGCCATCAAGTTTTTACATGATCACCCTAAAGCTCTTCAAGAACTTAGA GAAGAACATTTAGCAATACGAGAAAGAAAAAAACCGGAGGAGCCAATTGACTGGAATGACTACAAGTCTATGAGTTTCACTCGTGCC GTGATCCTTGAAACCTCAAGGTTGGCCACTGTTGTTAATGGAGTACTGAGGAAGACAACACAAGATTTGGAATTGAATG GATTCTTAATTCCGAAAGGATGGAGAATATATGTTTTCACAAGGGATATCAATTATGATCCACACCTCTATCCAAAGCCTTTTACATTCAATCCTTGGAGATGGATG GATAAGAGCTTGGAGTCTCACAGCTATTGCTTCTTATTTGGAGCTGGAGGCAGGCTGTGTCCTGGAAAGGAATTGGGCTTGGTTAAAGTTTCTACATTCCTTCACTACTTTGTTACTAAATACAG ATGGGAGGAAGTTGGAGAAGTAGAGATCATAAAATTTCCTAGAGTTGAAGTACCAAATGGGCTGCACGTAAGGGTATCAAAGCACTAg
- the LOC142629250 gene encoding putative UDP-arabinopyranose mutase 2: protein MAEPSTKVTPLLKDELDIVIPTIRTLDFLESWRPFFEQYHLIIVQDGDPSKTIEVPKGFDYELYNRNDVNRILGPRASCISYKDSACRSFAFLISKKKYIFTIDDDCFVAKDPSGKDINALQQHIENLLTPSAPFFFNTLYDPYREGADFVRGYPFSLREGVPTAVSHGLWLNIPDYDAPTQLVKPTERSTRYVDAVLTIPKGTLYPMCGMNLAFNRELIGPAMYFGLFGEGQPIQRYDDMWAGWCSKVVCDHLGLGVKTGLPYLWHSKASNPFSNLKKEYNGLFWQEELIPFFQSVVLSKESTTPQKCYIELSKLVKDKLSKLDPFFNMLADAMVTWIEVWEEFNPSGENSAANP, encoded by the exons ATGGCAGAGCCTTCGACCAAAGTCACACCCCTCTTGAAAGACGAGCTAGACATAGTGATCCCCACTATCAGGACTCTAGATTTCTTAGAGAGTTGGAGGCCATTCTTCGAGCAGTACCATCTGATCATAGTGCAAGATGGTGACCCATCAAAGACCATAGAGGTCCCAAAAGGCTTTGACTATGAGCTATACAATCGTAATGATGTTAATCGGATTCTGGGTCCAAGAGCTTCGTGCATTTCTTACAAGGACTCAGCTTGTCGTTCCTTTGCCTTCCTTATCTCCAAGAAGAAGTATATTTTCACTATTGATGATGATTGCttc GTTGCCAAAGACCCATCTGGGAAAGACATCAACGCGCTTCAACAGCACATAGAGAATCTTCTAACTCCATCCGCTCCATTTTTCTTCAACACTCTTTACGATCCATACAGAGAGGGTGCTGACTTCGTCCGTGGATACCCTTTCAGTCTCCGCGAGGGTGTCCCTACTGCTGTTTCTCATGGCCTCTGGCTCAACATCCCTGACTATGATGCTCCTACCCAGCTCGTTAAGCCAACGGAGAGAAGTACCAG GTATGTTGATGCTGTGTTGACAATACCCAAGGGAACCCTGTACCCCATGTGTGGTATGAATTTGGCATTCAATCGTGAATTGATTGGACCTGCAATGTACTTTGGACTCTTTGGTGAAGGTCAGCCAATTCAAAGATATGATGATATGTGGGCTGGCTGGTGCTCCAAG GTTGTATGTGACCATTTGGGGTTGGGAGTCAAGACTGGTCTCCCCTACTTATGGCACAGCAAAGCCAGCAATCCATTTTCTAACCTCAAAAAGGAGTACAATGGTCTCTTTTGGCAAGAAGAGCTGATCCCATTCTTCCAATCTGTTGTTCTTTCTAAGGAATCCACAACTCCTCAAAAATGCTACATTGAACTCTCCAAGCTGGTCAAGGATAAGCTTAGCAAGCTCGATCCGTTCTTTAACATGCTAGCAGATGCCATGGTGACTTGGATTGAAGTTTGGGAAGAGTTTAACCCCTCTGGAGAAAACTCAGCAGCTAACCCATAA